One Hippocampus zosterae strain Florida chromosome 4, ASM2543408v3, whole genome shotgun sequence genomic window carries:
- the si:ch211-71n6.4 gene encoding para-nitrobenzyl esterase isoform X1 — protein MNEDAFEVPERNEYRYLVQEEDEEEVQYVRHRHYISPFLVLSRRCILLICLGVLGLLVLATYLGYVAQTLPSGFVQVTTDCGKFRGRQKNGAYSFKGMSYAAPPVGKLRWAPPADPVCRDSVTDATRFRGVCPQVQPLSSTGKVIGQEGCLFINVWTPTLKADAKLPVMVWIHGGYLHMFSGSEQGYSPTEKLAAETGMVYVSFNYRLNAFGFLALEILREGSPKNTSGNYGFMDQIFALKWVQRNIHVFGGDPGKVTIFGQSSGGTSVWTLMMSPLAKGLFHAAVDMSGSYVYNATLEQAESDNLVFLKNTGCKDIACLRHLSVKEILQAIPWQQYPSWAADDLVNLPTKGLFCGPVAVVDGYVLEASPFEIWEKKGAYNDVPFVIGTTEQEVDFSPSPENISMWTWGDYKWFVTEKLKSFSENLPKAALELYPSSDPCPTTDRCPERAYTTMVSDIRVTCPNNDLAQKAAAALRSPVYRYVVTHTPSGAVNTTIPLMPFHSRFSFHCLDIIAFFGGLELVLGKPLSYLDKSFQDLVTQHLVNFAKTGKMVDGWSAYPAATALLSSKLLFVNEYSAARCQLWKENGLFAYAWIN, from the exons ATGAATGAGGATGCCTTTGAGGTACCGGAAAGGAACGAGTACCGCTACCTGgtgcaggaggaggatgaagaggaggtgCAATATGTTCGACACAGACACTACATCAGCCCTTTCCTGGTGCTTTCCAGACGCTGCATTTTGCTCATCTGCCTCGGGGTGCTGGGTCTCCTTGTTCTGGCCACTTACCTGGGCTATGTAGCCCAGACACTCCCATCTGGATTTGTCCAAGTGACCACTGACTGTGGCAAATTCAGAGGAAGACAA AAAAACGGGGCCTACTCCTTTAAAGGCATGTCATATGCTGCTCCGCCAGTTGGTAAACTGCGTTGGGCACCTCCTGCCGACCCAGTGTGTCGGGATAGCGTCACGGATGCCACCCGCTTCCGCGGCGTATGTCCTCAAGTGCAACCGCTGTCAAGCACAGGCAAGGTGATAGGCCAAGAGGGCTGTCTCTTCATCAATGTGTGGACACCAACGCTCAAGGCCGACGCAAAGCTGCCCGTCATGGTCTGGATCCATGGAGGTTATCTACACATGTTCAGTGGTAGCGAGCAAGGCTACTCACCCACGGAGAAGCTTGCAGCAGAAACTGGGATGGTGTACGTCAGCTTCAATTACAGACTCAATGCATTTGGCTTCCTGGCACTGGAGATACTAAGGGAAGGCTCTCCGAAAAACACTTCAG GGAATTATGGCTTCATGGACCAGatttttgcattaaaatggGTACAAAGaaacatccatgtttttggaggcGATCCTGGGAAAGTTACCATCTTTGGCCAGAGTTCAG GTGGAACTTCCGTGTGGACCCTGATGATGTCGCCGCTCGCAAAGGGTCTCTTCCATGCCGCAGTGGATATGAGTGGCTCATATGTGTACAATGCCACATTGGAACAGGCTGAGTCGGACAATTTGGTCTTTCTGAAGAACACGGGCTGCAAGGACATTGCATGCCTTCGACATCTCTCTGTTAAAGAGATATTACAG GCCATACCATGGCAGCAATACCCCTCCTGGGCTGCAGATGACCTGGTTAACCTTCCGACCAAGGGGCTCTTCTGTGGTCCTGTTGCAGTGGTGGACGGTTATGTCCTTGAAGCGTCACCGTTTGAGATATGGGAAAAGAAAGGAGCTTACAATGATGTTCCCTTCGTCATTGGGACAACAGAGCAGGAAGTGGACTTCAG TCCATCGCCTGAAAATATTTCCATGTGGACCTGGGGCGACTACAAGTGGTTTGTGACAG AAAAACTCAAGTCTTTTAGCGAGAACCTTCCTAAAGCGGCATTGGAGCTTTATCCTTCCTCCGACCCCTGCCCCACCACAGACCGCTGTCCTGAGCGAGCCTACACGACCATGGTTTCTGACATCAGAGTGACATGTCCCAACAATGATCTTGCCCAGAAGGCCGCTG CGGCCCTTCGGAGTCCTGTTTACCGCTATGTGGTGACACACACACCTTCTGGAGCAGTCAACACAACTATTCCTCTGATGCCGTTTCACAGCCGCTTCTCTTTCCACTGCTTGGATATCATTGCTTTCTTTGGGGGACTGGAGTTAGTTCTGGGGAAACCACTCTCTTATCTAGACAAGAGTTTCCAGGATCTTGTAACACAGCATCTTGTGAACTTTGCCAAAACAG GGAAGATGGTTGATGGGTGGTCCGCTTACCCAGCAGCCACTGCCCTCCTGTCCAGcaaacttttgtttgtcaacGAATATTCAGCTGCGCGCTGTCAGTTGTGGAAGGAGAACGGCCTGTTTGCCTATGCGTGGATAAACTGA